A single genomic interval of Sphaerodactylus townsendi isolate TG3544 linkage group LG08, MPM_Stown_v2.3, whole genome shotgun sequence harbors:
- the NCEH1 gene encoding neutral cholesterol ester hydrolase 1, producing the protein MKSAVVLLAGLCAFTAYYVYLPLPSTVSEPWRLLLLDASFRVAQQTCNLAHYLGLGHHLRILNFIIGTFDKVNPQHEDRVKMTDTQFDGVEVRVYEPPAKAEKNLRRSVVYIHGGGWALSSTRGSFYNNLCSIMAESLDAVVVSIEYRLVPDFHFPAQFEDVLHATRHFLRPEVLAQYSVDPSRVAISGDSAGGNLAAAVCQELSQDENETSSFKLQALIYPVLQAFDFNTPSYRQNEFSPVLPRFVMVKFWIDYFSGNYEFAQSLVVNNHTSLDVSEASPFRDRVDWTSLITPRFRKTYKPVTPATGKVEILQAIPSLLDVRAAPLLAEKQVLRLQPKTYILTCEIDVLRDDGIMYAKRLEDAGVDITLDHFEDCFHGCMIFTIWPTRFSAGIRIRDSYIKWLSENL; encoded by the exons atgaagtCCGCGGTGGTGCTGCTGGCCGGGCTGTGCGCGTTCACCGCCTACTATGTCTACCTGCCCTTGCCCAGCACCGTGTCTGAGCCTTGGCGGCTCCTGCTGCTGGATGCATCTTTCCGGGTGGCTCAGCAAACG TGCAACCTGGCTCATTACCTGGGACTTGGTCATCACTTGAGGATTCTGAACTTTATCATCGGTACATTTGACAAGGTGAATCCCCAGCACGAGGACCGGGTGAAGATGACAGACACTCAGTTTGACGGCGTAGAGGTCAGAGTGTATGAACCTCCTGCAAAGGCAGAGAAGAACCTGAGGCGCAGCGTGGTCTACATCCACGGAGGAGGCTGGGCCTTGTCCAGTACGA GAGGAAGCTTCTATAACAATCTTTGCTCGATTATGGCTGAGTCTTTGGATGCTGTGGTTGTCTCCATTGA GTACCGACTTGTGCCTGACTTCCATTTCCCAGCGCAGTTTGAGGATGTTCTCCATGCCACGAGGCACTTCTTGCGCCCCGAGGTCCTGGCTCAATATTCGGTTGACCCCAGCAGAGTTGCAATTTCTGGCGACAGTGCGGGAGGAAACCTTGCAGCTGCTGTGTGCCAAGAG TTGAGTCAAGATGAGAACGAAACCAGCAGTttcaaactgcaggctttgatctACCCAGTCCTCCAAGCGTTTGATTTTAATACTCCCTCGTATCGGCAGAACGAGTTTTCCCCCGTGCTGCCCCGATTTGTCATGGTGAAGTTCTGGATCGACTATTTCAGCGGGAACTATGAGTTTGCCCAGTCCTTGGTCGTCAACAATCACACCTCCCTGGATGTGAGCGAAGCCAGTCCTTTCAGGGACCGTGTGGACTGGACTTCCCTCATCACCCCTCGTTTCAGAAAGACGTACAAGCCCGTGACACCTGCAACGGGAAAAGTGGAAATCCTACAGGCTATCCCCTCCTTGCTCGATGTCCGTGCTGCTCCGTTGTTAGCCGAGAAACAGGTTCTCCGGCTCCAACCCAAGACTTATATCCTGACTTGTGAGATCGACGTCCTGAGAGATGATGGGATCATGTATGCCAAACGACTGGAGGATGCTGGGGTGGATATAACCCTGGACCACTTCGAGGACTGTTTTCATGGCTGCATGATCTTCACCATTTGGCCCACCCGTTTTTCAGCAGGAATTCGCATCAGGGACAGCTATATCAAATGGCTTAGTGAAAACCTGTGA